From the genome of Muricauda sp. SCSIO 64092, one region includes:
- a CDS encoding LacI family DNA-binding transcriptional regulator has protein sequence MKKKYSLKDIAERSGVSVGTVDRVIHKRGRVSKESIEKVSEALKELNYTPNPVARSLRNNKHYKINVLIPDPKKDSYWIPCEKGIEEVIMEFRAFNLQIDVQKYSPSSPRSFASARKEILRNNPDAILFVPLFDKESELLLKKLNKMNITTVTFNSPPRKGNNKFVGQDLFLSGRVAAKLIQKSIPSSSEIAIIHIDESINNSIHMQNKEKGFKNYFESENDNRHIHVLTTKTEEIEISLENLLEENPNLQAFFVTTSKSYKVVNAIEKLGIQAKVVGYDLLEENINYLLNGSIEYLIHQMPKLQASISLRGIIENLLFNKVLFHKQLLPIEIINSENVKSYL, from the coding sequence ATGAAAAAAAAATACTCTCTAAAAGATATTGCAGAAAGGTCAGGAGTTTCTGTGGGTACCGTAGACCGGGTAATTCACAAAAGAGGAAGGGTATCAAAAGAATCTATTGAAAAGGTCAGTGAAGCTTTAAAAGAACTCAACTACACTCCAAATCCCGTAGCTCGTTCCCTCAGGAATAATAAGCACTATAAAATCAATGTATTAATCCCTGACCCAAAAAAGGATTCTTATTGGATACCATGTGAAAAAGGTATCGAAGAAGTAATCATGGAATTCCGTGCTTTCAATCTTCAAATTGATGTTCAAAAATATAGTCCATCCAGTCCAAGATCATTTGCATCAGCGCGAAAGGAGATACTAAGAAATAATCCAGATGCCATTTTATTCGTACCTCTTTTTGATAAAGAGAGCGAGCTACTGTTGAAAAAACTGAACAAAATGAACATAACAACGGTTACCTTCAACAGTCCTCCCAGAAAGGGAAACAATAAGTTTGTAGGACAAGATCTTTTTTTAAGTGGTAGAGTTGCCGCAAAACTTATTCAAAAGTCAATCCCATCTTCTTCCGAAATTGCGATTATCCATATTGACGAGTCCATTAACAATTCTATTCATATGCAAAATAAGGAAAAGGGATTTAAAAATTATTTTGAGAGTGAAAATGATAATAGGCATATTCATGTACTGACTACAAAAACTGAAGAAATCGAAATCTCTTTAGAAAACTTATTGGAAGAAAATCCAAATTTACAAGCTTTTTTTGTGACCACATCTAAGTCTTATAAAGTAGTAAACGCAATAGAAAAACTTGGGATTCAGGCAAAAGTAGTTGGGTATGACCTATTGGAAGAAAACATTAATTATCTCTTAAATGGTAGTATTGAATATCTTATTCATCAAATGCCCAAACTTCAAGCCTCTATAAGCCTTAGAGGTATTATCGAAAACTTACTCTTCAATAAAGTGTTATTCCATAAACAATTACTCCCAATTGAGATAATAAACTCAGAAAATGTAAAAAGTTATTTGTAG
- a CDS encoding helix-turn-helix domain-containing protein, with protein MTSLDYKGQDENFIERLEEIVLTNLENENFGVEELAITYGASRSQLHRKLKRIRGQSVSQFIRELRLREALKMLQKDVATVSEIAYKVGFSSNSYFTTCFHERYGYSPGKVKHQTTFEATTKTSFPTAIEKPFDKRKYIYRRFALGKPYGFLQLILKLNKSKLIMKKLSY; from the coding sequence ATGACTTCTTTGGATTACAAGGGTCAAGATGAGAATTTTATCGAAAGGCTCGAGGAAATTGTGCTTACCAACCTTGAAAATGAAAACTTCGGCGTTGAAGAACTTGCTATAACCTATGGGGCAAGCCGTTCACAACTCCATAGAAAACTGAAGCGAATTCGAGGACAATCCGTCAGTCAATTTATTAGGGAATTAAGACTTAGGGAGGCCTTGAAAATGTTGCAGAAAGATGTGGCAACCGTCTCCGAAATCGCCTACAAGGTTGGTTTTAGCAGTAATTCTTATTTTACTACCTGTTTCCATGAACGCTACGGCTATTCCCCGGGAAAAGTAAAACATCAGACAACATTTGAAGCTACGACCAAAACTTCTTTCCCCACGGCAATTGAAAAGCCATTTGATAAAAGAAAGTATATTTATCGACGCTTCGCTTTAGGGAAACCTTACGGTTTCCTTCAACTAATCTTGAAGCTAAACAAGTCTAAGTTGATTATGAAAAAATTGTCTTATTGA
- a CDS encoding sugar-binding protein, which produces MRKSKQEKYIIKGVDFSSKAISKLPNGFWETANVITDFKRPWENTFCKTTVFRALHSNEYVYLNYVVMDDNILLYDGNENVKIDVAQSDRVEIFFRSDKDLKLYYGIEIDAKGRVLDYSA; this is translated from the coding sequence ATGAGGAAATCTAAACAAGAGAAGTATATAATTAAGGGAGTTGATTTTTCTTCGAAAGCAATTTCTAAATTGCCTAATGGTTTTTGGGAAACAGCTAATGTTATAACAGATTTTAAGAGACCTTGGGAAAATACATTTTGTAAGACCACTGTATTCAGAGCTTTGCATAGTAACGAATATGTCTATCTTAATTATGTAGTGATGGATGATAATATTCTGCTCTATGATGGAAATGAGAACGTTAAAATTGATGTTGCGCAATCCGATAGAGTAGAAATTTTTTTTAGATCAGATAAAGACTTGAAACTATATTATGGTATTGAGATTGATGCCAAAGGAAGAGTTTTGGATTATTCAGCCTAA
- a CDS encoding bifunctional 4-hydroxy-2-oxoglutarate aldolase/2-dehydro-3-deoxy-phosphogluconate aldolase, with translation MAQYSRIEVANIMRGTGMVPLFYHPDVELGKKVLKACYDGGARLMEFTARGDFAFEVFSELNHYAIAELPGMVMGVGSITDAGAASLFLQMGANFVVTPSLREDIAMVCNRRKVLWSPGCGSLTEINKAEEMGCEIVKLFPGSTYGPGFVKAIKGPQPWTSIMPTGGVSTEEDNLRAWFEAGVTCVGMGSKLISKDILAAKDFQKLESLVRNTLAIIQKVRN, from the coding sequence ATGGCACAATATTCAAGAATTGAAGTAGCAAATATCATGAGGGGTACCGGGATGGTGCCCCTTTTCTACCATCCCGATGTGGAATTGGGAAAAAAAGTGCTCAAAGCCTGTTACGATGGTGGCGCACGATTAATGGAATTCACGGCTCGGGGCGACTTTGCCTTTGAAGTCTTTTCGGAATTGAACCACTATGCCATTGCCGAATTACCGGGAATGGTAATGGGTGTAGGCTCCATTACGGATGCCGGAGCGGCCTCGCTGTTCCTGCAAATGGGGGCAAATTTTGTGGTAACCCCATCATTGCGCGAAGACATTGCTATGGTATGTAACCGAAGAAAAGTGCTTTGGTCGCCCGGTTGTGGTTCGTTGACCGAAATCAACAAGGCTGAGGAGATGGGCTGTGAAATCGTTAAACTTTTTCCCGGGTCGACCTATGGCCCCGGTTTTGTCAAGGCGATAAAAGGGCCACAACCGTGGACCAGCATTATGCCCACAGGTGGCGTAAGCACCGAGGAAGACAATTTAAGGGCCTGGTTTGAAGCAGGCGTAACCTGCGTGGGCATGGGGTCAAAGCTGATCAGCAAGGACATTTTGGCCGCTAAGGATTTTCAAAAGCTTGAAAGTTTGGTAAGGAACACCTTGGCGATTATCCAAAAAGTAAGGAATTGA
- a CDS encoding cysteine peptidase family C39 domain-containing protein: MGFRLKKYPFFKQLDIMDCGPTCLKMISSYYGKTYSTEELRRKSFITREGVSLGGLAEAAEDIGFHSLPVTTDFLSLKKEIPLPCIAHWRQGHFVVIYEISERTVIIGDPGHGILKYQVKDFIDGWMGTSNSLSTDRGYLLLLEPTPRFYNLHPQENRKIGLKYLFVYFKPFKKLIFQLFLGLFVGSLIQLIFPFLTQAIVDYGIRFENLNFIYLILIAQLVLFMSQTSVNMVRSWILLHITTRVNISLISDFLTKMMRLPIAFFDSKKTGDIIQRIYDHNRIQNFLSTSSLNTLFSVFNVIIFGAILAYYSFTIFIIFLIGSLMYISWTLLFLKKRAELDYKRFDQTAEHQSSLHQLISGMQEIKLNGSEKRRRWEWEEIQAKLFKISIKGLTLSQTQNNGGRFIDELKNIVITFIAAKAVIDGHLTLGMMLSVQYIIGQLNSPIRNFVGFIQSGQDAKISLERLSEIHSIEDEDKMEKDSNSFGFYNEEIKLQNVVFKYGGRSSPIVLHNLSLLIPKGKVTAIVGTSGSGIPSHPGDA; encoded by the coding sequence ATGGGTTTTAGACTAAAGAAATATCCGTTTTTTAAGCAATTGGACATAATGGATTGCGGGCCCACTTGTTTGAAGATGATTTCATCTTATTATGGGAAGACCTATTCTACAGAAGAATTAAGAAGAAAGTCTTTTATTACTAGAGAAGGAGTTTCTTTAGGTGGTTTGGCCGAAGCTGCCGAAGACATTGGTTTTCATTCTTTGCCGGTTACAACTGATTTTTTAAGTCTAAAAAAAGAAATTCCCCTTCCCTGCATTGCACATTGGAGACAAGGTCATTTTGTGGTGATTTATGAAATAAGTGAAAGAACTGTCATTATTGGAGACCCTGGACACGGTATTTTAAAGTATCAAGTGAAGGATTTTATTGATGGTTGGATGGGAACTAGTAATAGCCTAAGCACTGATAGGGGCTATTTGTTGTTACTGGAACCGACACCTAGGTTTTATAATTTACATCCCCAAGAAAACAGAAAGATAGGCTTGAAATATCTATTTGTCTATTTCAAGCCATTCAAAAAACTAATTTTTCAATTATTCCTTGGTCTTTTTGTGGGTAGTCTAATTCAATTGATTTTCCCATTTTTAACACAGGCTATTGTTGACTATGGGATACGTTTTGAAAACCTGAATTTCATTTATTTGATACTAATTGCCCAATTAGTATTGTTCATGTCTCAGACCAGTGTTAATATGGTTCGAAGCTGGATTTTATTACATATAACTACACGTGTTAACATTAGTTTGATATCTGATTTTCTTACTAAAATGATGCGACTTCCGATAGCATTCTTTGATTCAAAAAAGACAGGGGATATCATACAAAGAATTTATGATCACAATAGAATCCAGAACTTTCTTTCTACTTCTAGCTTGAACACTCTTTTTTCAGTATTCAATGTAATAATATTTGGGGCAATCTTGGCGTATTATTCCTTCACAATCTTTATAATTTTCCTCATTGGCTCCCTCATGTATATTTCATGGACTCTTTTATTTCTGAAGAAAAGAGCAGAACTTGATTATAAAAGGTTTGATCAAACAGCTGAGCATCAAAGTAGTCTTCATCAATTGATTTCTGGAATGCAAGAAATTAAACTCAATGGTTCAGAAAAAAGAAGACGTTGGGAATGGGAAGAGATTCAGGCCAAGCTTTTTAAGATTTCGATAAAAGGACTGACATTATCGCAGACTCAAAATAATGGAGGGCGTTTTATAGATGAATTGAAAAATATTGTGATAACATTTATTGCCGCCAAAGCAGTTATAGATGGTCATCTTACTTTGGGTATGATGCTTTCTGTCCAATATATCATTGGCCAACTTAATTCGCCCATTAGAAACTTTGTAGGGTTCATTCAATCAGGCCAAGATGCCAAAATTAGTCTAGAGAGATTATCCGAGATACATTCAATCGAAGATGAGGATAAAATGGAAAAAGACTCAAACAGTTTTGGTTTTTATAATGAAGAAATAAAACTGCAAAATGTTGTTTTTAAATATGGAGGGAGAAGTTCGCCGATTGTTTTGCATAACTTGTCTTTACTAATTCCAAAAGGTAAGGTTACAGCAATAGTGGGGACAAGTGGGAGCGGAATTCCCTCTCATCCAGGGGATGCATAA
- a CDS encoding sugar phosphate nucleotidyltransferase, whose protein sequence is MKEHLHLVILAGGASSRMKKKASDELELTEQDIKQANERSKGLIGVGQNGRPMLDYVLLNAKKAGYERVCIVTGEKGELFKEFYGSNDKDNFFHGLKISFATQYIPENRIKPFGTADALFQAVEQFPYLNQTSYTVCNSDNLYSVEAFEALRKTPSPNAFIAYDRDALLFPLERISRFALTKMDGEGHLQEIMEKPSEKEIERYKDEFGKLRVSMNIFKFDGSNIYNYLKNCPVHPIRNEKELPTAFLNMLKDNPKTAIGIPFSEHVPDLTAKEDIVAVKKYLKENYGKLDWESK, encoded by the coding sequence ATGAAAGAACATTTACATTTAGTAATTCTTGCAGGAGGGGCCTCTTCACGTATGAAAAAAAAGGCTTCCGATGAATTGGAACTTACTGAACAAGATATCAAACAAGCAAATGAGCGAAGCAAAGGTTTGATAGGTGTAGGGCAGAACGGTCGTCCAATGTTGGATTATGTATTGTTAAATGCCAAAAAAGCGGGTTATGAAAGAGTTTGTATTGTGACTGGGGAGAAGGGAGAGCTTTTTAAGGAGTTTTATGGTAGTAACGACAAAGACAATTTTTTTCATGGACTGAAGATTTCGTTTGCCACCCAATACATTCCCGAAAATCGAATTAAACCTTTTGGTACAGCTGATGCTCTCTTTCAGGCTGTAGAACAGTTCCCGTATCTTAACCAAACTAGTTATACCGTATGTAACAGTGACAACCTGTACTCTGTGGAAGCTTTTGAAGCGTTGCGAAAAACTCCTTCGCCAAATGCATTTATAGCCTATGATCGTGATGCTTTGCTATTTCCATTGGAACGCATTTCGAGATTTGCCCTTACCAAGATGGATGGTGAGGGACATCTTCAAGAAATCATGGAAAAACCATCAGAAAAAGAGATTGAAAGGTATAAGGATGAATTTGGAAAGCTCAGGGTAAGTATGAACATATTTAAATTCGATGGGAGTAATATCTACAATTACCTAAAAAATTGTCCGGTACATCCGATACGGAACGAAAAAGAGTTGCCAACCGCTTTTTTGAATATGTTGAAAGACAATCCAAAAACGGCTATTGGTATACCATTTTCTGAGCATGTTCCAGATTTAACGGCCAAAGAAGATATTGTGGCGGTCAAGAAATACCTTAAAGAAAATTACGGAAAATTGGACTGGGAAAGTAAATAG
- a CDS encoding mevalonate kinase, translating to MYPKTVLDKIVVVAPGRTCLFGDHQDYLGLPVIACAIDRHIRLVAKRNHTMSLVINKPDIGEKRIIDLNAGIGRVAVGDHFLAAIKVLGMYGCSPDMGYDITISGNIAINAGTSSSSAVVTAWIRFLIEAYGCNIAVTKEFISRIAHVAEVTFHDAPGGKMDQYSIGLGNIMYLETGKHTNYELFYEHLPGLIVAESGIPKDTTGVLGELKEKALLAIRQIKEKLPGFKISKASKADLPKLLNCVSDDLRVYLEAAVLNHDITRRALEEFRKPKWNVEYIGRLMTEHHNILKKYLGITLPQIDLMIDGAINAGALGAKIVGSGRGGSIVVLSRDGNQDKVIDVLLSAGAKDAYAVTVDQGARIIKSK from the coding sequence ATGTATCCTAAAACGGTATTGGATAAAATCGTTGTAGTTGCTCCTGGCAGGACATGTCTCTTTGGAGATCACCAAGATTATCTTGGGCTTCCCGTTATTGCATGTGCTATTGATAGGCATATCAGATTAGTGGCAAAAAGAAATCACACAATGAGCCTTGTCATTAACAAACCGGATATTGGTGAAAAACGAATCATTGATCTTAATGCAGGGATAGGCAGGGTTGCGGTTGGCGATCATTTTTTGGCCGCTATTAAAGTCCTTGGTATGTACGGTTGCTCACCCGATATGGGATACGATATTACCATTTCAGGAAATATTGCCATCAACGCAGGGACGTCCAGTTCAAGCGCAGTGGTGACTGCATGGATTCGTTTTTTGATAGAGGCCTATGGTTGTAATATCGCTGTAACTAAAGAGTTTATTTCTAGAATTGCCCATGTCGCTGAGGTCACTTTTCATGATGCTCCTGGTGGAAAAATGGATCAATATAGTATTGGACTAGGGAATATTATGTATTTGGAAACCGGAAAACACACTAACTATGAACTATTTTATGAGCATTTGCCTGGGTTGATAGTGGCAGAATCCGGAATCCCAAAAGATACCACAGGAGTTTTAGGGGAGTTAAAGGAGAAAGCTTTGCTGGCGATACGTCAGATAAAAGAGAAATTACCGGGGTTTAAAATAAGCAAAGCTAGCAAGGCAGATTTGCCCAAGTTGTTAAATTGTGTGAGTGATGATTTACGAGTTTACTTGGAAGCGGCAGTATTGAATCATGATATTACCAGAAGGGCATTAGAGGAGTTTCGTAAGCCCAAATGGAATGTTGAATATATTGGTCGGCTAATGACTGAACATCATAATATTTTAAAGAAATATCTGGGCATTACACTTCCTCAGATAGATTTAATGATTGATGGAGCAATAAATGCCGGTGCATTGGGAGCTAAGATTGTTGGCTCAGGCAGAGGTGGTAGTATAGTTGTTCTGAGCAGGGATGGTAATCAAGACAAAGTTATAGACGTCCTGCTAAGTGCTGGAGCAAAAGATGCATATGCGGTTACTGTAGATCAAGGGGCAAGAATAATTAAATCAAAATAA
- a CDS encoding outer membrane beta-barrel protein, with amino-acid sequence MRKYIILLALSFLSLLGNSQEVSITGTIKDIDTDEKLEAATVFAQKVSDSSLISYTISNQFGDFKLTTDTQDKRIRFLVSYNGYQTIEKYMDLDGTNIDLRIIKLKPFIFELNETEVIGEIPPILVKKDTLEFNAASFRLRLDSTLEDLLRVLPGVTVEDDGSIDVNGNQVSGIKINGRSFFSSDTKIALKNLPIDIIDKVQVVDKKSVLEEFTGANAKSDEKEINVTIKKDNSKGFFGNLLAGVGDDGEYQISGIGNYFNKEQRLTVLGGSNNIDNPGFTYDDLSELSSNARNLSWRGNLKGISSSNDTGLNFSDELSSNIDITGEYFYSDVDVKNTDIVERQYFLPENSYVNESEANQDFLERSHRFDVDLKLRPDSLTQISVVPRVRIRTDNDRENVVGKSTRLNGTIINQITSDFFNEGKNEDLSSKLGLVRKFKKPGEYFAFEVFSRLNNEDIEQEISNNVDIFDENGDSNVDLTSQSVDQKIENFQFNGKMEVKDEIFKNTFLIPSIRYNYQVFETQRNVFESHNLENEFFITRLSTDFDNKFSYFLPNLGIEFNTEKMDLSLFGGVYYSKINGFESNLDFTRDSYYNDFYVDAYLSYKLSSREKFTFIYNTSVDLPNKRYFLPVPNEIDLTNIYLGNPSLDRIYRQDISINYNNYNSKSKVGFFVYGKVSLFRDDISIIRNTNDELIRTTSYTNTDGNIDGNFRVSLSKTKNFENGRIRYHLGFNSRLYRRNNFTNGLSYKIDRWSLYPTFRMSLNDGDIFDLQTSYSPRIVLTNYSPELFANTSILSHEVSLKTSLNFPKGLIFENDVVFNSRPDIGPGFESSNVFWNASLGYSFFKNKGFLKIRYFDLLNENVKNSRYTGEDYIQDSQSSVLNRYLMLSFSYRVSKSKK; translated from the coding sequence TTGAGAAAGTATATTATTCTTTTAGCTCTTAGCTTTCTATCTCTACTAGGAAATTCCCAAGAAGTTAGTATCACGGGTACAATCAAAGACATTGATACCGACGAAAAATTGGAGGCAGCTACTGTATTTGCACAGAAAGTGTCAGATAGCTCCCTTATTTCATACACTATAAGTAATCAGTTCGGAGATTTCAAATTGACAACAGATACCCAAGATAAAAGGATAAGGTTTCTTGTCTCATATAATGGTTATCAGACAATCGAAAAATATATGGATTTGGATGGAACCAATATAGACCTAAGAATAATTAAGCTAAAGCCATTTATTTTTGAACTGAATGAAACAGAAGTAATAGGAGAAATTCCGCCAATTCTTGTAAAAAAAGATACATTAGAGTTTAATGCAGCTTCATTTCGTCTAAGGTTGGATTCTACGCTTGAAGATTTATTGAGAGTTTTACCTGGAGTCACTGTTGAAGATGATGGAAGTATTGATGTAAATGGGAATCAAGTTAGTGGAATTAAAATAAACGGCAGGTCATTTTTTAGTAGTGATACCAAGATAGCCCTTAAAAATCTGCCTATTGATATAATTGACAAAGTTCAAGTTGTTGATAAAAAAAGTGTGCTTGAAGAATTCACGGGCGCCAATGCCAAAAGCGATGAAAAAGAAATTAATGTGACCATAAAAAAAGATAATAGCAAAGGATTTTTTGGTAATCTCCTGGCAGGCGTTGGAGATGACGGAGAATATCAAATCAGTGGAATAGGAAACTATTTTAACAAAGAACAGAGATTAACAGTTTTAGGTGGAAGCAACAATATAGATAATCCGGGTTTTACATACGATGATTTATCCGAATTAAGTTCAAATGCAAGGAATTTATCATGGAGGGGAAATTTGAAAGGCATATCTTCAAGTAATGATACTGGTTTAAATTTTTCGGATGAATTGAGTTCCAATATAGATATTACTGGGGAATATTTCTATTCTGATGTAGATGTAAAAAATACCGACATTGTAGAAAGGCAATATTTTCTTCCAGAAAACAGCTATGTCAATGAATCAGAAGCTAATCAGGATTTTTTGGAACGAAGTCATAGATTTGATGTAGACCTAAAATTACGTCCAGACTCCCTAACACAAATCTCAGTTGTACCCAGAGTTAGAATAAGAACTGATAATGATAGAGAAAATGTTGTAGGAAAATCTACAAGGTTGAATGGCACAATAATCAATCAAATTACTAGTGATTTTTTCAATGAAGGTAAAAATGAGGACTTATCATCTAAATTAGGTCTGGTTAGAAAATTCAAAAAACCAGGTGAGTATTTCGCTTTCGAGGTTTTTTCAAGACTTAACAATGAAGATATTGAACAAGAAATTTCGAATAACGTGGACATTTTTGATGAAAATGGAGATTCAAATGTTGATTTAACCTCACAATCCGTGGATCAAAAAATTGAAAATTTTCAATTTAATGGAAAAATGGAAGTGAAGGATGAAATTTTCAAGAATACTTTTTTAATTCCATCAATAAGGTACAATTATCAAGTCTTTGAAACCCAAAGGAACGTTTTTGAAAGTCATAATCTGGAGAACGAATTTTTTATAACAAGATTGAGTACGGATTTTGATAATAAGTTTTCGTATTTCCTTCCAAATCTGGGAATTGAATTTAATACTGAGAAAATGGATTTATCGTTGTTTGGAGGGGTCTATTATTCAAAAATCAACGGATTTGAATCTAATTTGGATTTTACAAGGGATTCTTATTATAATGACTTTTATGTAGATGCATATTTGTCTTACAAACTAAGTAGTAGGGAGAAATTTACATTTATCTACAATACTAGTGTGGATTTGCCAAATAAAAGATATTTTCTTCCCGTACCAAATGAAATTGACTTAACCAATATTTACCTCGGGAATCCATCTCTTGATAGAATATACAGACAGGATATTAGTATAAATTACAATAATTACAATTCAAAATCCAAAGTTGGCTTTTTTGTTTATGGTAAAGTGAGTCTTTTTAGAGATGATATTTCAATTATCAGAAATACAAATGATGAATTGATAAGGACAACTTCATATACAAATACAGATGGAAATATCGATGGTAATTTTAGAGTTTCCTTGAGTAAAACAAAAAATTTTGAAAATGGCAGGATTAGGTATCATTTAGGGTTCAATTCAAGACTCTACAGGAGAAACAATTTTACCAATGGCCTTAGTTATAAAATAGATAGATGGAGCCTATATCCCACATTTAGAATGAGTTTGAACGACGGCGATATTTTTGATCTTCAAACTTCTTATAGTCCAAGGATAGTCCTGACAAATTATAGTCCTGAACTTTTTGCCAATACGAGTATTTTGTCCCATGAAGTATCCCTAAAAACATCCTTAAATTTCCCCAAAGGACTAATTTTTGAAAATGATGTAGTTTTCAATTCAAGACCAGATATTGGCCCCGGATTTGAAAGTTCAAATGTTTTTTGGAACGCAAGTCTTGGATATAGTTTTTTTAAAAATAAAGGATTTCTAAAAATCAGATATTTTGACCTTTTAAATGAAAATGTGAAAAACTCCAGATATACAGGAGAAGATTATATTCAAGATTCACAAAGTTCTGTTTTAAATAGATATTTGATGTTGAGTTTTTCCTATCGGGTATCAAAATCTAAAAAATAG
- a CDS encoding SDR family NAD(P)-dependent oxidoreductase — translation MDKYVITGGAGFIGSHIANELNELGHEVIVLDNLRTGFKKNIEELDVKFVQGDVLDENLLYELAKGAKGIFHLAAMVSVPESLKNLEDCININVKGTLNVLEAAKKNPECKVVLSSSAAIYGSNPTLPKFENMLPEPMTPYAVTKLDGEYYLKIYKEQWDVATASLRYFNVFGPRQNPNSTYAAAVPIFIHQALLNEPLTIHGDGNQTRDFVYVKDVVNANIYAMEKGNGVFNVAFGQSISILDLANRIIELTNSKSRLEFAKKRPGDIVHSKASIEKFKYEGFEPKWDLDKALNDTIAFYRIILRKNKI, via the coding sequence ATGGATAAATATGTGATAACCGGAGGTGCTGGTTTCATTGGAAGTCATATAGCAAATGAACTAAATGAACTTGGGCACGAGGTCATAGTTTTGGACAATCTCCGTACCGGGTTCAAGAAAAACATCGAAGAATTGGATGTTAAATTTGTGCAAGGAGATGTTCTGGATGAAAACCTCTTATATGAACTTGCCAAAGGGGCAAAGGGAATATTCCATTTGGCGGCCATGGTGAGTGTTCCAGAATCTTTAAAGAATCTTGAAGATTGTATAAACATAAATGTCAAGGGAACATTGAATGTCCTTGAGGCCGCTAAAAAAAATCCCGAATGCAAGGTGGTTTTATCAAGTTCAGCGGCGATTTACGGTAGTAATCCAACACTCCCAAAATTCGAGAATATGTTACCTGAGCCCATGACTCCCTATGCGGTAACCAAGCTTGACGGGGAATACTATTTAAAGATTTATAAGGAACAATGGGATGTTGCTACGGCGTCCTTGCGTTACTTCAATGTGTTTGGCCCACGTCAAAATCCGAATTCTACTTATGCGGCAGCTGTACCCATTTTCATTCATCAAGCTCTTTTGAATGAGCCATTGACCATTCACGGAGATGGAAATCAGACTAGGGATTTTGTTTATGTAAAGGATGTGGTTAATGCAAATATATATGCTATGGAAAAAGGGAATGGAGTTTTTAATGTAGCATTTGGTCAGAGTATTTCCATTTTGGATTTGGCCAATAGAATCATTGAATTGACAAATTCTAAATCGCGATTGGAATTTGCTAAGAAACGGCCAGGTGATATCGTACATTCAAAAGCATCAATTGAGAAGTTCAAATATGAAGGGTTTGAGCCTAAATGGGATTTAGACAAGGCACTTAATGATACAATTGCATTCTATCGAATAATCCTAAGAAAAAATAAAATATAA